The Peribacillus sp. FSL E2-0218 genome contains a region encoding:
- a CDS encoding DUF4127 family protein, with translation MKIVYVPIDERPCNVDYIKNIARSSSNMEVILPSEELLGAKKVAANTSQLWNWLTKAASNADAMILSIDMLVYGGLLPSRLHDLSIDTVTMWMERMRTLHKAYPHVPIYASNLIMRTPKYSSSDEEPDYYEKWGREIFMRAYLSDKKIREKLSEEEQRQLQEIVSLLPKSYIQDYESRRAFNSMINTSMLELVKEGVITFLSIPQDDSAEYGYTAMDQQKVAEKIEQLRLYKQVHMYPGADEVGATLLARVYNEWMGKRPKIYPIWSSSLGPQLIPMYEDRPYAESLKSHVLAAGCQLVTSAEDADLILAYNTPGRIMQEAWDQHKKDITYTSFRNMLTFVDSIRTFIESGKKVVVADAAYANGGDRELITLLDEERILDKLLSYKGWNTNCNTLGSTICQGVVALNGKADIIEENIMYHLLDDYFYQTEVRMDMVADFLPNYNLTYFNLNNEAGVVNRERDNRLIRRYHEMILHSFKGIKLEKITTFAPWNRMFECGMVLQIDRRGGGTC, from the coding sequence ATGAAAATTGTCTACGTACCCATCGATGAGCGACCATGTAATGTTGATTACATAAAAAACATTGCCCGTTCTTCATCAAATATGGAAGTAATCCTCCCAAGTGAAGAATTACTCGGGGCCAAAAAAGTTGCAGCTAATACGAGCCAGTTATGGAATTGGTTGACTAAAGCTGCGAGTAACGCAGATGCTATGATTTTAAGCATCGATATGTTGGTGTATGGAGGTTTACTGCCTTCCCGTTTGCATGATTTATCAATAGATACTGTGACTATGTGGATGGAACGAATGCGAACCCTACATAAAGCATATCCACACGTGCCCATTTATGCCTCCAATTTAATTATGCGTACGCCAAAATACAGCTCAAGTGATGAAGAACCCGACTATTATGAAAAGTGGGGCCGTGAAATTTTCATGCGTGCCTACTTATCAGATAAAAAAATTCGCGAGAAGTTGTCTGAAGAAGAACAGAGACAGCTACAAGAGATTGTATCCTTGTTGCCCAAGTCATACATACAAGACTATGAATCGAGACGAGCATTCAATTCCATGATAAACACGAGTATGTTAGAGCTTGTCAAGGAAGGTGTAATTACATTCTTATCAATTCCTCAAGATGATAGCGCAGAATATGGATACACGGCAATGGACCAACAAAAGGTTGCTGAGAAGATAGAACAATTACGCTTGTATAAGCAAGTGCATATGTATCCTGGAGCGGACGAGGTGGGAGCGACTTTATTGGCGCGTGTATATAATGAATGGATGGGGAAAAGGCCAAAGATTTATCCGATTTGGAGTAGTTCGCTTGGGCCCCAATTGATTCCCATGTATGAGGATCGCCCTTACGCTGAAAGTTTAAAATCACATGTACTAGCGGCAGGCTGTCAATTAGTAACGAGCGCTGAAGATGCGGATTTAATACTTGCTTATAATACGCCAGGCCGTATTATGCAAGAGGCATGGGATCAACATAAAAAAGATATTACATACACAAGTTTTCGAAATATGTTAACCTTTGTTGATTCTATCAGGACGTTTATAGAATCCGGAAAAAAAGTGGTGGTTGCCGATGCTGCCTATGCGAACGGGGGAGATCGGGAGTTGATCACACTTTTGGATGAAGAACGAATACTGGATAAATTGTTGTCCTATAAAGGATGGAATACGAATTGTAACACACTTGGTTCAACCATTTGTCAAGGTGTTGTCGCTCTAAATGGCAAGGCGGACATCATCGAGGAAAATATCATGTATCATTTACTAGATGACTATTTTTACCAAACGGAAGTTCGAATGGACATGGTAGCCGATTTTCTCCCCAATTATAATCTCACGTACTTTAATCTGAACAATGAAGCGGGAGTTGTAAATAGAGAGAGAGATAATCGATTAATAAGGCGTTACCATGAAATGATTTTACATAGTTTTAAAGGAATCAAACTTGAAAAAATCACCACATTCGCACCTTGGAATCGAATGTTTGAATGTGGAATGGTCTTACAAATTGATAGGAGAGGGGGAGGGACATGTTAA
- a CDS encoding ROK family protein: protein MRRFLAFDIGGTILKYGVLTEEGTFVEKYECLTEAYLGGPAILDKVKRLGETLINQHTISGICISTAGQVDSNKGEILYASSFIPDYTGTPLKKELETFFQLPVEVENDVNCAGLAESWIGTGRDAKSLFCLTIGTGIGGSYIIDNKLQAGHSFSAGEIGYIPIEGSQFQDLASTRILVRNVAKRKGIPESEIDGKEIFALAQLDDEICIQEINRLVYYLAKGITTIAYMMNPEMIIIGGGITAQKEYLYPLIMAQLEKDIMPAVLDKVQIEIARNLNDAGMIGALRHFLLQESLKPLKSITTIIESNTHKLTKHEQNIAKFIILNLESMPNKTISEMSRQLNLSEATITRFCKKLEIGSYNKLRLMAKEAIVSTRLYEQTENTSLSSVKQAYTRMFNKFDTLNELEDIKQFKDRLVSAKKVFLYGAGEMTLVAKQLKYKLMKLGMEADAFSDLYQMEISTHVLDRETVVIGLSTSGYDAHIVNMMESAKNMGSTTIGITSQQDSPVALVSDIHLLVPATDDIQGYSHSASEVCAFYLLDVLLKEMQNNGEVISQKNIM from the coding sequence TTGAGGAGATTTTTAGCATTTGATATCGGGGGAACCATACTCAAATACGGTGTGCTAACTGAAGAAGGGACATTTGTAGAGAAATATGAATGCCTAACTGAAGCATATTTGGGTGGCCCGGCGATTCTTGATAAGGTAAAACGATTAGGGGAGACCCTCATTAATCAGCATACGATTAGCGGTATTTGCATTAGCACGGCCGGCCAAGTGGATTCGAATAAAGGGGAGATTTTATATGCCTCTTCCTTCATTCCGGATTATACAGGTACCCCATTGAAAAAAGAACTAGAAACATTTTTTCAATTACCAGTTGAAGTTGAAAATGACGTGAACTGCGCAGGGTTAGCGGAGTCGTGGATTGGTACTGGCAGGGATGCGAAAAGTTTGTTTTGTCTAACGATAGGGACCGGTATCGGCGGCAGTTATATCATTGACAATAAATTGCAGGCTGGACACAGCTTTAGTGCTGGCGAGATCGGTTACATCCCAATAGAAGGAAGTCAATTTCAAGATTTAGCTTCAACAAGAATATTAGTGAGAAATGTTGCCAAGCGTAAGGGAATACCTGAAAGTGAGATTGATGGGAAAGAAATTTTTGCTCTTGCACAGTTGGATGATGAGATTTGCATCCAGGAAATCAATCGTCTCGTTTACTATTTGGCCAAAGGAATCACAACCATCGCTTATATGATGAATCCAGAAATGATCATAATTGGCGGGGGGATTACAGCACAAAAAGAGTATTTATATCCCCTTATCATGGCACAGTTGGAAAAAGATATCATGCCTGCCGTGTTAGATAAAGTGCAAATTGAAATCGCCCGGAATCTTAATGATGCAGGCATGATCGGAGCGCTTCGTCACTTTTTGCTCCAAGAGTCTTTAAAACCGTTAAAAAGCATCACGACGATTATCGAATCCAATACACATAAATTAACGAAACACGAGCAAAATATCGCCAAATTCATCATTTTAAATTTAGAAAGCATGCCAAACAAAACGATATCCGAGATGTCACGTCAATTAAATTTGTCAGAGGCGACGATTACAAGATTTTGCAAGAAGCTAGAAATCGGGTCTTACAATAAACTGCGATTAATGGCGAAAGAAGCCATTGTGAGCACTCGATTATACGAACAAACAGAAAACACGAGCTTGAGTTCAGTGAAACAAGCTTATACGAGAATGTTCAACAAATTCGATACGCTCAATGAGTTAGAAGATATTAAGCAATTTAAAGATCGATTAGTGTCAGCAAAAAAAGTTTTTCTATACGGTGCAGGCGAAATGACCCTTGTTGCCAAGCAATTAAAATATAAGCTAATGAAACTTGGTATGGAAGCAGACGCATTCTCAGATCTCTACCAAATGGAGATATCTACGCACGTACTAGATCGAGAAACGGTTGTAATCGGTCTAAGTACATCAGGCTATGATGCCCATATAGTGAACATGATGGAAAGCGCTAAGAATATGGGCTCAACGACCATTGGAATTACGAGTCAACAAGACTCTCCTGTCGCGCTTGTTTCTGATATTCACCTGCTCGTTCCTGCCACTGATGATATACAAGGATATAGTCATTCAGCTAGTGAAGTGTGTGCATTTTACTTACTGGATGTCCTGTTAAAGGAAATGCAAAATAATGGTGAAGTGATCAGCCAAAAAAATATTATGTAA
- a CDS encoding acetylxylan esterase produces MNLIDLSLEQLQMYRPEQTKKKDFEEFWNNRKNESALQGLNIVIEPVSYYVPGVELYDVTFNGFRNSRIHASYLKPEKDVHPKSPAAVIFHGYNWNTLQPHYAFKYLIQGIPVMLVDVRGQNVRSPDHNPYKNGGSSGWMTLGITDPDNYYFSYVYMDCYRSVDVIRELSGKTDVFVEGGSQGGALAVATAALQEGISYLLADVPFLTHFKRSIQLSTEGPYREVNHYFKLHDPLQKNRSAVFDALSYVDCMNLASFVSCPSLIGVGLEDRVCPPSSGFALYHHLGGEMHIQVYPEFGHELPAIHVERKLQFIASRKKFKKE; encoded by the coding sequence TTGAATCTCATTGATTTATCACTTGAGCAACTGCAGATGTATCGACCTGAACAAACAAAGAAAAAAGATTTTGAAGAGTTTTGGAATAATCGGAAGAATGAAAGTGCCCTGCAAGGTTTAAATATTGTTATAGAACCAGTTTCCTATTATGTTCCAGGCGTAGAACTGTATGATGTGACCTTCAATGGGTTCAGAAATTCACGTATACATGCGTCCTATTTAAAACCTGAGAAAGATGTTCATCCAAAATCGCCTGCAGCTGTAATCTTTCACGGATATAATTGGAACACTCTTCAGCCGCACTACGCATTCAAATATTTAATTCAAGGTATTCCCGTGATGTTAGTCGATGTCAGAGGGCAAAATGTTCGTTCACCCGATCACAATCCATACAAGAATGGAGGTTCCTCTGGTTGGATGACACTTGGAATTACAGATCCGGATAACTATTACTTCAGTTATGTGTATATGGATTGTTATAGAAGCGTTGATGTTATAAGGGAATTATCAGGAAAGACGGATGTTTTTGTAGAGGGAGGAAGTCAGGGGGGCGCTCTAGCAGTTGCGACAGCTGCCTTGCAAGAAGGCATCTCGTACTTACTAGCTGATGTTCCTTTTCTTACTCATTTTAAACGATCCATTCAACTATCAACAGAAGGTCCTTATCGGGAAGTTAATCATTATTTTAAACTGCATGATCCCTTACAGAAAAACCGTTCAGCAGTTTTTGACGCTTTGAGCTATGTCGATTGTATGAATCTAGCGAGTTTTGTTTCGTGCCCTTCATTAATCGGAGTAGGATTGGAAGATAGGGTGTGCCCGCCTTCCAGCGGATTTGCCTTATATCATCATTTAGGCGGTGAGATGCACATCCAAGTATATCCAGAATTTGGACATGAGCTACCAGCTATACACGTAGAAAGGAAACTTCAATTCATCGCTTCAAGAAAGAAGTTTAAAAAGGAGTAA